CCCTTTTGTATAGCTGTATTCGCTTTTATTTGACTTGCCAAAGCCAGTTCATCTTGAGCTTCTCTGGAAATTCCATAGCGTTCCGCTACATTTTCCGCCGTTTCTCCAAGACTGATCGGCGGATAACTTGAGGCTAACTTTGGATTTACCATACGCCAACCCAGCGTCGTATCATATAGCGTCTGATTCCCCTTTTCACCGGAAAGCTGTGGTTTAGGCAAGACAAAAGGCGCACGTGTCATGCTTTCCGTTCCCCCGGCGATGAACACATCCCCAACATCGGCTTTAATAGCTGCGGCCGCTTGATTAATCGCTTCCAAACCGGAGCCGCACAGCCTGTTTACCGTGACACCCGGCACTGTGACCGGAAATCCCGCCAACAACAATGCCATTCGGGCTACGTTCCGGTTGTCCTCTCCCGCCTGATTGGCACAACCCAAAAACACATCTTCTACTCGATCGGATTCTATCGCATTTCTTTTCATTAATTCACGAATAACGTGCGCCGCAAGATCATCGGCCCTAACATCTTTCAACATTCCGTTATGTCTTCCAATCGGGGTGCGCACAGCATCCACAATGACCGCTTCTCTCATACCATACGTCCCTCGCTTCTTATCATTCGTAACTGTAAAAGCCTTTTCCCGCTTGGATTCCCAACCATCCGGCTTGCACCATTTTTCGCAATATCGGCGCCGGCCTGTACCGGTCTTCTCCCAAATCCCGATGAAGACCGGAAAGCACTGCGTAAATGTCATCCAACCCAACTTGATCGGCCCACTCCAGAGGCCCCATCGGGTAATTTGTTCCTTTGCGCATTGCTGTATCTATGTCCTCTTTAGAGGCCATTTTTTCCGTCCATGCAAAGGCCGCTTCATTCACGATCATGGACAAAATTCTTGGAAAAACGAGTCCCGCCTCGTCTCCAACCGTTTCCGTATCTTTGCCGAGATATGCAATCAGTTGACTTGCTCTTTCCAAATAAGATGTGTCCGTTTGCAAACCCGGAGCGATTTCGATCAGTTCGCTTGAATCCTGTTTCGCAAAAGCGGCAAACCCCACCAACCGATATGGATGCATCAACCAAGAAGCGGTTTGGGTGGCGGTAACCCCCAATATGGACGACAAAATCAAAGTGTCATCTTCCACACATCGTTCAATCAACATGAGATCTTCCCTTTTTTGTTCCAAGTTGAGGTTCGTGGTTTCAATGACCGCGTCAAACCTTCCCTGTGAAGATTCTGTTATTCCATGAATCTCAATATTCGGTACGGCGGAGAAAAGTGAATGCATCGTTCGGGCCAGCGCGTTTCTGCCCAAAATCGCTACCCGCAGATTATTTGTCATAGGCATAATATCCTCCTCCGGTTTTGCGCCCGAGTTGCCCCGACTGCATCATCCGCTGCTGGTAATAATGCGGTCGAAAACGGGGATCGCCGAAGAAAGCTTGGTGTACGGATTCCGTTGTGGAAAAATTAATGTCAATGCCGATCATATCCTGGAGTTCAAAAGGCCCCATACGAAATTTCCCTGCTTTCCTCATGATCCGATCGATCTGCTCAACATTTGCCACACGATCTCCCAAAATTCGCAGCGCTTCATTATAAAATGGACGAGCAATCCGGTTTACAATAAATCCGGGAGTATCTTCGCATATTACAGGGCTTTTGCCGATGCTGGAAACAAAGGAGACAAGCGCTTTTACGATATCACTCTCCGTAAGTAATCCCCTGACGACTTCAACCAGAGGCATGACATAAGCAGGATTAAAAAAATGAAGTCCCGCTATCCGACCGGGATTTTGGGTTGCGCTTGCCAATTCGGTAATGGAAAATGAAGAAGTGTTCGTTGCCAATATCGTTTCATTCGGACAATACTCACCCAACTGCCGAAACAACCTTTTTTTCAATTCCAGCTTTTCCGGCACTGCCTCGATAATCAACTCGCAGTTTTTCATGTCCGCCAGTTCAACCGTCGGCTCAATCCTTTTTTTGACTTGATCTCCATCCAGATGAGTCAACTTCCCTTTTTCCACCAATCGATCGATTCGCAGACCAATTTGGGACACCGCTTGTTGAGCAATGGATTCCTGAATATCGTACAGTAATACCCGATAGCCGGATTGTCCGATGATTTGGGCAATGCCGGACCCCATCGTTCCCGAACCAAGCACTCCTACCGTGTGAAATTCCATATTATTCACTGCCCCTTTGGGTTTGATCCCCTGAATTTTCCTGCCATCGGATATATTCAAAAACGCTTCGGCAATCACTGCAGAAATACTGCCTCACAAGTTGAAACGTGCCGAAATGGGACATCATGGAAACCTCGGAGGAATCACAAAACGGACAATGCACTTGTTGCTCAAACGACATGGGAAACATCCATTTCTTCCCGGAGTTGATCGATTCGCCCCTGAAAGCGCTTAACCAGATTGCGATCAGCCAGCCTGTAACCTTCCGCAATCAAGGCGGAATCCTGTTCGATCTTGTTCAACCAGTTCAAGGCATCCGGTATCGCTTTTTCCAATCCTTCATTGCATTTATGAGGAATCGCTCCCTTATCCTTCAATAATTGCCGAACCCAATTTCTGGAGTAGATGATGTGTTCCTTCTGCTCCTTCAGCAGCTTATGAATGCGGTGAGCAACCTCGGAATGATTTGCTTCAAGAATGTCCTGCAGAACGAGTTCCAGCGCTTCGTTAACCGCATACACGCTAGTAATGAGGTCAAACCAGTTATCAATGGAAACAACCGACGAAAATGCCCTGCCCGTTTGATCTTCGATTTCCGGTTTTTTTCCTTCCAAGCCCTGCAGATCGAACGCCCAGTTATACAAAAGTCGGGCATGCCCAAGTTCACCTTGAGCCATGGCTATAGACGCCAGCGTAGCTTCCAAATTGGGGCCGCTGATTCCGATTTCCACCAACCGATCTCCCAATACGTATTTATTATCCGCAATCTGTTGAATAATTTCGATAAAAGCTTGTAATCCTGCTGATATTTCATTCACGGCTTCCCACACCTTCCTTTTCAAAAAGTCCTTCAGGCTGCCTAACCCAGCAGATTTGGTCTTTTCGCACCACGCACATCTCCGCCCAATCCTCCTCATCATAAATGAAGGTGGCATAGACTTTGGCCAATTCGTCGTTCTGGGCTTCGACTTCACCAATCAGGATCAGATTGTCGCCTCTGTTAATTCGCGCAAACACGTTGTATTCAAAACTCGTTTCCATAGAGCTCATCCCGAGCTTACCCCCCAACTTTTCAATGTTTTCCGTGCATCGGGACTCAAGCGTTCCACCGTCCAGGGAGGGTCCCACACGACATTGATTTTTATTTCTTTGACATCGGGCTCCTGCGACAAACGCTTCAAAATATCGTCTTGAATCCACTCCATACATGCACAGGAAACAGCGGTATAGGTCATGGTCAACGCAACTTCACCCTGCGATTCCTCAATATCATAAATGAGTCCCATATCTACAACATTCACGGGAAATTCAGGATCGTTGACTTCTTTAAGCGCATTCCAGCAACTGCGAACCAATGGATTCGTGTCCGGCATTTTTATCCGACCTCTTTTCGCAATTCCGCCATCTGCTGCGCGCCGGATTGAATACGCTCGACGAATTCCCGGTTCCGCGGCCCTCTGCGCTTAAACCGTTCAATCATGTTGTCCCAGGTATCCGGCTGATCGGTCAGCCACTTTTTGTTTTCCACATCAAATTTGCAAGGAAAGGGAACGGTCAGTACATATTGATTCGTCGTCTCGTCATAATAGGCCGGCACCTTCACTCCGATGGATTCACAGAACGGCACACCTGTGGACAACCATTTTTGACGAAGTTCGTCATTCGTTCTGCCTTTCAACTTATATTCCAATTGAGTGGAACGGCTTTTCAACTCGTCGGCGACCCCGAAAAATTCCAAGGCCATCAGGAACATCCATTCAACAGCTTGCTCGACTTGCTTCCTGGTTTCCGGATTTTCCATTGCCGAGCGCATGATAGTCTCGCCATTACGCAGATGAAACAATTCCTCTTTATCCACTTTAATCAGCGCCCGTTTCCAAGGACCATAAGAGGTGTGCTCAAAAGCGTCTCCCAGGAGAGTATAACCGGCGCGGTCAAAAAATGCGTTAAAGACGCCGAGCTCAATCCAATTGGAAAGTTCAAAATCAAAAGCATATGGGTTTTTCCACTGATGAGCGGGACGATTGTACAACAACTCATCAATATCCTCGCCCAGTTCTTTCAAAAGACGGTAAGCGATATGCGCATGACCGATTTCATCCTGCATAATCGCCAGTGCGGTAATTTTGCTGTTTAATGTGGGCGCCTGTTTGTATACAGTGAGAAGCGGAGGCACGCTGAGCAGTTCCGTGTCTCCGACAATCCGCAGCGTCTGCTTTAAAGTATTGAGATATTCTTCATTCATGTCCTCGATTTTCTCGACGATAAATCCTTTGTTGATTTTTTCCTTCAGCAAGTTAAAACCATCCAACCCAATCACCTCATTACGTTTTTTATTTTATCGTTTATTTAGCGTAATAATATGATATTGTTTATTGTCTGTCAAGCAACTTTTTTACACTATATTCATGTTAACTTCATTTTCAGACTCGATTTATTATTTTTTTATTACGTTTGTAATTTATACATAATATTATAAAGAGGGGCGTTTTCTTGTATTACTGCAAAAAAACTCCCCTGAATTCTTGACAAACAAACTTAAAAACATCGCAAAAACCACTTAAAATCCCTTTATTTTTGCCTATTAACAAATCTACTCCCCACATACAAGAAGCCTCTGGCCATTTCTGTTAATTTTTCGTCTTGACAGGAATTGATCGTTTATTTATATTATGTTATGTAAACGATCGTTATTATAGCATTAATAAAGGGTGTGAATGGAATGGACAAAACAGAAAGATTAAAAGAAAAAATTAAAAGCGGATTTATGCTGGAATGTAAGGATGATATGAGCGAGGAGTACCTCCATTTATTAATTCAAACTTTGACAATTGTCGCTGATACGGAACTCATGAGCGCTCCCGCAATGTTATCGAGCTATAAGGACGCTCCGACGTTAAACAATAAGATATCCATTTTGGCCGTCGTCCAAGATGAAATTGGCCATGCGCATATTGCGCTTCGTTTATTGAAAGATTTGGGCGTCGACACAGACCATTTGCTTTATGAAAGACCCCACAACGAATTCAAAAATCCGTACGCAATGGATTTTGCCCTCGACAACTATGAGGAAATCGGAGTGTTTAATGCTCTTTTTGACCGCGCCGGCTATACGCTGCTTGGCGATGTATACCAACATACGTCGTTCGGTCCTTGGAAAAGAGCTTTGGTTAAAGTCGACAAAGAGGAATTATTCCATCTGCGCCATGGCGAAACGATCATGAAATTGTCCATGGATAAAGGCGGGGAAGCCGAAGAAAAAGTCAAGCATGCCCTTGAATGGATGTTTTTAATGGCTCTTGAATTTTTCGGAGTTGGAGACAGTCTGAAAAAACGTTCAGGTCAATTGGAATACAAGCTTAAAGGAAGTTCGAATGATGAACTGCGGCAAAAGTGGTTTTCAACGGCAGTGCCTTTTTTTGAATCCATCGGGGTCAAAGTCCCGGTCGTTTATGATGAAAATACGGGTAAATATTCGTTGAACGTTTCATTCCCGTGCAAATTTGATATGGAAAACAAAAAATGGCTGTATGATCAACCGGATACTTGGGACGGCGCAATCGCGCGTTGGAAAACCCGCGGGCCCAACAACAAACAGTTTGTTGATCTGCTGCGCAGCGGACGCCGCGAGCTGGAAACTCTTAGAGAAGAGGCGGTGTGACATGAGCGCAACCGATATTCGTGAACATCGTTACTGGGATGCCCTTAAAGAGGTGAACGATCCGGAGTTTCCGATTAGTGTCGTAGATTTGGGATTGATTTATCAGATCGAACAAAATGCCGGCAAAGTGACGGTAACAATGACTTTTACCGCCGCTTCCTGCGCTTGCATGCAGTGGATGGAGGAAGATATTTCGAAGAGGTTATTACAAGAACCGGATGTCGAGGAAGTGAGCATTCGAGTTGTTTGGGACCCGCCCTGGACGGCGGAACGCTTGACCGAAAATGGCCGGCAAAAATTAAAACATTGGGGGGTAAGCGCAAGATGAACAAGCAAACTTACGAAATATTCGCCCGAATCCATCGCGGCGACGATCTGATGCAGATCGGCACGGTGGAAGCGCAATCCGACGATTTGGCTATCGCTTATGCCGCTTATATATACAACGAAGAGGAATGGACCGATATGATTGCAGTCCGGCGCGATCATATCCTGAAGGTTCGTCAAGCGGAACCCCTATTTTCTAAGGAAAGGATGTCTGTATAATGGTTGAACAAAGCACAGGGCTAAAAGCATTTATTGAATTAGTGGAAGCAATTGCGGACAATAAGTTTATATTGGGCGACCGCCTGGTTGAAATCGGTATTGGCGGCCCGGATATCGAGGCTGCAACATCGGCGATTGCAATGGCCCAGGGGGAATTGGGACATTCAAGGATTCTCTATAATTGGATCCAAGATCTGAAAGGACGTCAAGGAACCAAACCGGAAATCAAAAACCAAACCGGAAAGGCATTTAACGGCGTTGTCCAGATCAACGGTTGGCTGACCTTGATTGCCGCTCTTTATACAGTGGATGTTGCCCAGGATCTTGTGTTGAACTCGATTCTTCAGGCTCGACGGGAAGACGTTATCTCGCGAATTCACAAGCTGATGAAAGAACAACGCGAACATATTCTCTATTCACGCGGTTGGGCCAACTCATTATTAAATGACAGAATGTCTGTTCCCCGCAAATTCAACGAAGCTTTGGACCGGATCATACCGGAAGTGGAGAAATGGCTGGCGGATCTTAATGCAAGTCATGTGCTGAAAGACGAAGGTTATTTATCGAGAGAATTAGACTTGCTAAAAAGCTTCCGGGAGCAAATCGGCCTGATGAGAGAAAAAGGGGGAACGGTCCATGCTTGTTGAACAAATGCAGGTGCATTGTTCGTTTTGCGATTCAACGGATGTCGAAATTTATTCCTCGTTCGGTACGGCGCAACTTGTACGCCAATATTATTGTCACTGTTGTCATAGTGTGTTCGAATTTATCAGGTGGCAGGAAAAAGAAACCGTGATATTTCAAAAATCCTCGTAGGTTTTGTCATTCGTTGCGGAGTAGAGTAGAACTGAAATTTTATTGGAGGGCGTGAGCCCTCCTTTTACTTTTCCAGTTACCCGTTCATTTCGCACTTTATTTAATGACCATTTAATGACCCGTTCCGAGGTACTGGACCTTCACTTCAGTGTTGTTCCGCAAATCATCGGGGGTTCCTTCAAAAACAACTTGACCTTTGCTCAAAATGTACACCCGATCAGCCACCTTTAATGCCATGGCAATATTCTGTTCAACCATCAGTATGGACAAGCCTTCTTTTTTCAATCGCGAGATGATATTCGCGACTTCCTGAACCATAATCGGAGACAATCCTTCCGAAGGTTCATCCAGCAGCAAGAGATCAGGGTTCGTCATCAGAGCCCTGCAGATGGAGAGCATTTGCTGCTCGCCGCCGCTGAGATTCCCCCCCATGGACAGACCTCTTTCCTTCAAGCGGGGAAACAATTCATATACCTTTTCCAGCGTCCATCCCGATCCTGAACAGGATCTCGCGGCAAGTGTAAGATTTTCCTTAACCGTCAAATTCGGGAAAATACCTCTCCCCTGCGGGGACAAGCCAATGCCCGACTTGGCAATCTTATAGGAAGGAAGCTGTTGAATCTCGTTTCCCTGAAAGACGATCTTCCCGTGCCTCGGCGGGGTAAAGCCGATGATCGAACGGATGGACGTTGTCTTGCCCATTCCATTGCGCCCCAGAATCACGGACAGACTGCGCTCCTTGACTTCCATCGATACGCCATGCAGAATGTGGCTATCGCCATAATACGTATGAATATTCTCGACCTGAAGCATCTACAAAACCCCATCCTCTCCAAAATAGATTTCGTAGACACGGGGATCGTTCCGAATGATTTGCGGATCTCCTTCCAGCAAAATCCCCCCATTGTGCAGCACCGTCACTTTCTCCGCCACGCCGAAAACGACTTCCATATCATGCTCGATGATGAGAAGCGTCAGATCTTTAGGCAGCCGCTGCAGCAGATCCAGGATGTACTGCGTCTCCTTATTGGACATGCCTGCCGTTGGTTCGTCCAAAAGCAGCACTTTCGGTTCCATGGCAATGCCCAATAAAATCTCCGCCTGCCGCTGTTCGCCATAAGACAGCTGCTTGACCCTGGAGTTGCGGCGATCGTAAAGCCCCCATGTTTCCAGCAATTCTTCGGCCCGATCATACATCTTGGCAAAATATCGCCTTTCCCTCGGACGGAACCAGATATGTTCCACTCCCTCCTTCACCTGCAGCGCCAGCAGCAAATTCTCCATGACCGTCAATTCGTTTAACAGATTATTGCGTTGAAAAGTCCGCACCAAACCGTTTCGCACACGGCCAAAATTCGGCATACCCGTAATTTTTTCGCTGAAATAAACAACTTCCCCCGCCGAAGGCTCCAGATCACCTGCAATGATGTTGAACAGCGTCGATTTGCCCGCTCCGTTCGGACCGATAAACGCCCTGCGTTCCCCCTGTTTGACGGAAAAGGAAAGATCCTGCAAAATTTTCAGGCCGCCAAAGCTTTTGCCCACTCCCTCCAGCCGCAGCACTTCAACTTCAGCATCAAAATCATGTTTTTGCATCGACATACCATTCCTCCCGCTTGCTATGGCCCATCAACGGCACGATTAATTTTCCGCATTCAGCGGAACGCTTGCTCCGGCGGCGCGTTTTTTCCGTAAAGATCCGATTCCCGCTATTCCTTTGGGGATAAAAATCACGAATAAAATAAAAACGATTCCCAGGATGAGCATCCATAAATCCGTATATGAACCGACGACTGTTTTCAATATGACAATAAAAGCGGCTCCGAGCACGGGGCCGATCAACGTGGCGACCCCGCCGACAAGAACCATGATCAGCACTTCCCCGGAAAGCGTCCAGTAAACATCCTTCGGAGAAACGAAACCGTTGAAATAAGAATACATGCTTCCGGCCACTCCACCCAAGCCCCCGGCAATCAAAAAGGAGTAGATTTTATAGAGGGTCGTATTGTAGCCCATGGCTTTCATGCGAACCTCGTTCTCGCGAATGCCGGACAATATTTGGCCGAACGGGGAACGAAGCACAATATTCAGCCCGAGCAGGACGACGCCAAAGACGATTAAAATCAAAAAATAAACCGATACCCCGCTGTCAATCCGAAACGACGGGAGCAGCCTCGGCTTCGGTATGCCGGAAAGACCGTTGTCCCCTCCCGTCAAGCTTCCCCAACGATACACCAGACCGTAGATCATCTGCGAAAATGCCAGTGTCAGCATCAAAAAGTAAAAACCGCTCACTCGGGTGCAAAAAAATCCAATGACCGCCGAAACGATAACCGCAATAATAAAACCGCCGGCCAGCGTTATCATCAAGTGGTCCGAAAAATGCAGCGCAATCAGGCTTGAGGCGTAGGCGCCCACCCCGAAAAAGGCCGCATGTCCCAATGAAACAAGCCCGGTATAGCCGACAAGAACGTTTAAGCTGAGCGCAAAAATACTAAAAATCAGAATCTCGCTGGCAATCCCCAAAACATAAGAAGAGAACAGCAACGGAATGAGACAAAGCGCCGCCAACAAGACAAAGTAAGGGAACCATCGGATGCCTTTATCCATTTCCGTGCACCTGCTTTCCTAACAACCCGGTCGGTTTCACGATCAAAACAACGGCCATCAGCCCGAAAATAATGAACAAACTCAACTGCGGAAACAGCACTTTGCCAAAAGTATCGACCACTCCAATAATCAGGCTGGCAATCAGCGTGCCCAAAATCGACCCCAATCCCCCGACAACCAGAATAACCAGCGACAGGATCAGAATTTCGAATTCCATCCCGGGAAAAAGTCCTAATATGGGCCCGGCCGCTACGCCACCGAATCCGGCGAGAAAACCGCCGACGGCAAACACGACCGTAAATACCAATTTGATATTGATACCCAGTCCGCCGACCATTTCTTTATTACTCAGGCCCGCGCGAACGATCGCTCCCCAGCGGGTTTTTTCCTGCAGAATCCACATTGCCGCCGCCACGCCGAAACCAATTCCCATGACCACCAACCTGTAAAGCGGAAAGGTTTGACCGAACAGCTCCACCGCCCCGCCGAGCCAATCCGGCAGCGGCAGCCACTGCACATCCGCCCCCCACATCCAGCGCACGATGTCATGAATCACGTAGGCAAGTCCAAAAGTCAGCAAAACTTGCGACAAATGACCGAGATGATAGGTCGGCCTCAGCAAAAAAACTTCCAGCAGCACACTGATCAGTCCGACTAGGAGAGGTGCGACAATGAGCGCAAGCAGAAAATTTTGAATGGTGTAATGGGTAATGGCAAGGGCCAAATAGGCCCCTACCATATAAAGAGATGCGTGAGCGAGATTAAGCACGCCCATGATGCCGAATATCAATGACAAACCGCTGGTGATCATGAACAGGAGCAAACCGTAGGATAAACCGTTTACCAATTGAATGCCAATCACGTCCAAGAACCATCTGCCCCCTTAAATCGATAAATATCGAACCTCTTATTTCTTATTTCCCGGGATCTTTGAATTCTCCCACGGTTTCGACAAACTCGTTTTCCGTCTTGCCGTCTTTAATGACCGTCTTAAATACGTGCAGATTTTGAATAACGTGATGCGTTTCCGGATCCAGCTTCAGCGGACCGCGCGGGCTCGCAAACGAGACTTTGCCGAATTCATCGGAAACTTTCTTCTTATCCGATGTATCGCCCTTCAAATTGTTGAACACTTCCACAATCATCCTGGCCGCATCGTAACCTTCGACGGATTCGATGCTCGGCCTGCTGTTGTATTTCTTCTCGTAAGCATCTACGAAAGCTTTGTTCTCCGGGGTTTGCATGCCGTAATCCCAGAACATGGTGCTGACGACGCCTTCTCCCGAATTTCCCGTTGCCGGGCGGATGTCTTCGGCATTCAGCCAGCCGGAGCCGATCAACGTGATTTTGCCTTTCAGGCCGTACTGTTCGTACTGCTTGACGAACCGCACCGCATCGCTGCCGGCGAAAAAGCTGTATACGGCTTCCGGTTTGGCGCTTTTAATTTGTGTAAGGTAGGAAGCATAGTCGTTTGAACCTAGCGGCGGATAAACCTCTCCGACGATTTCGCCGCCGGCGTCTGTAAACGCTTTCTTGAAAGCTTTGGAAACTTCTTTCCCAAAAGCATAATCCGCGGCCGCAAGATAAACTTTTTTGGCAATATGACCATAAGCGTATTGTCCCATCGAAGTTCCGATTTGCCAGGAATTGAACGAAGAACGCCAGATGTAGTCACTGCGCTTGCTTCTTGTCAAATCATCTCCTCCGGCATGGGCCACAAGATACGGCACCTGCTTGGAGTTGACTTCATCGCGCAATGCGTAAGCGACTGCCGTGCTTACCGTTCCCGTCAGGATGTCGATTTTGTCCTGATCCACCAGCTTGCGGAATTTGCGCAGCGACGCCTGCGGATCATTCTCCTCATCCTCTTTGATCAGTTCGATTTTTTTACCGCCGGCTTGCCAATTGACGCTTTCAAAATAAAGCTCCATGCCTTTCGTCAAGTTCTCGCCAAGAGAAGCGTAAACCCCGGAGTAGGGCAGAATTGCCCCAATTTTGACGGTTTCCTGCGCTTTATTGCCGGCATCGCCATTGTTCTTCGGCTGCTCACTTTGCTGAGCGGTTTCTTTCGGTTTGTCGGAAGATGCCGCCTCGTTCGAAGCGGTTTTTTGCGTTCCCTGCCCGCATGCGGAAATAAATACCATGATCGCGAGCAAAAGAAAGTAAAGCAGTTTGTGTTTTTTCATCAGACCCACCTCTTGTTTTGAATTTTTGAACAATTCAATCACATTATATCGTCTTATTAAGCCTAATACAATGTTTTTTATATTATCGATTTCAAAACATAATATTGTTTATTTAAAGAACGGATTAAAATACATAATATTAATAGACAAAAAAATATCCATACGACCTTCCTCTTCCTATCTGTTTTTCCACACAGGCTCCCGTTTTTCCAAAAAAGATTTGAGTCCTTCTTGGGCATCTTCCGTTTGCACCAAATCCCGCAAATAAATTTGTTCTACTTTTTCTATAGCTGCGGCAAAAGTGACCGCCATTGTTTCACGCAACGCTTTTCTCGTTAAACGCAGAGCAAGAGCACTTTTATTCTTGAATTGGCTTAACAGATGATCCAAGTGTTCCTCCAGTTTATGTGAGGGGACCAATCGATTTACAAGCCCCCATTCGTACGCTTTTTGCGCACTGATCGTATCGCCAGTAAGTAGAAGTTCCATTCCGCGGTTTAATCCTATCAACCATGGGAAGGTAACGATCGACACAGGCGGAAAAAGTCCAAGATTGATTTCCGGCTGCCCGAATTTTGCCTGATCGGTGGCAATCACAATATCACAAAACGTGGCCAGTTCGCAGCCCCCACCAAGCGCCGCACCCTCCACAACGGAAATAGTGGGACACGGCACTTCCAGCAATCGATGAAACATGTTGTGAAACAAATGGATCATCGGCTCGGTTTTGTCGCCCATATGATCCTCCACCGCCACCCCGGCAGAAAAAGCCTTTCCTTCGGCACGAATGACCAGCGCATGAAGCGAGTCC
The sequence above is a segment of the Ferviditalea candida genome. Coding sequences within it:
- a CDS encoding PaaD-like zinc ribbon domain-containing protein, which produces MQVHCSFCDSTDVEIYSSFGTAQLVRQYYCHCCHSVFEFIRWQEKETVIFQKSS
- a CDS encoding metal-sulfur cluster assembly factor, coding for MSATDIREHRYWDALKEVNDPEFPISVVDLGLIYQIEQNAGKVTVTMTFTAASCACMQWMEEDISKRLLQEPDVEEVSIRVVWDPPWTAERLTENGRQKLKHWGVSAR
- a CDS encoding metal-sulfur cluster assembly factor; this encodes MPDTNPLVRSCWNALKEVNDPEFPVNVVDMGLIYDIEESQGEVALTMTYTAVSCACMEWIQDDILKRLSQEPDVKEIKINVVWDPPWTVERLSPDARKTLKSWGVSSG
- a CDS encoding Phenylacetic acid catabolic protein; its protein translation is MDGFNLLKEKINKGFIVEKIEDMNEEYLNTLKQTLRIVGDTELLSVPPLLTVYKQAPTLNSKITALAIMQDEIGHAHIAYRLLKELGEDIDELLYNRPAHQWKNPYAFDFELSNWIELGVFNAFFDRAGYTLLGDAFEHTSYGPWKRALIKVDKEELFHLRNGETIMRSAMENPETRKQVEQAVEWMFLMALEFFGVADELKSRSTQLEYKLKGRTNDELRQKWLSTGVPFCESIGVKVPAYYDETTNQYVLTVPFPCKFDVENKKWLTDQPDTWDNMIERFKRRGPRNREFVERIQSGAQQMAELRKEVG
- a CDS encoding PaaD-like zinc ribbon domain-containing protein, whose amino-acid sequence is MFPMSFEQQVHCPFCDSSEVSMMSHFGTFQLVRQYFCSDCRSVFEYIRWQENSGDQTQRGSE
- a CDS encoding 3-hydroxyacyl-CoA dehydrogenase family protein, giving the protein MTNNLRVAILGRNALARTMHSLFSAVPNIEIHGITESSQGRFDAVIETTNLNLEQKREDLMLIERCVEDDTLILSSILGVTATQTASWLMHPYRLVGFAAFAKQDSSELIEIAPGLQTDTSYLERASQLIAYLGKDTETVGDEAGLVFPRILSMIVNEAAFAWTEKMASKEDIDTAMRKGTNYPMGPLEWADQVGLDDIYAVLSGLHRDLGEDRYRPAPILRKMVQAGWLGIQAGKGFYSYE
- a CDS encoding Phenylacetic acid catabolic protein, with the translated sequence MNEISAGLQAFIEIIQQIADNKYVLGDRLVEIGISGPNLEATLASIAMAQGELGHARLLYNWAFDLQGLEGKKPEIEDQTGRAFSSVVSIDNWFDLITSVYAVNEALELVLQDILEANHSEVAHRIHKLLKEQKEHIIYSRNWVRQLLKDKGAIPHKCNEGLEKAIPDALNWLNKIEQDSALIAEGYRLADRNLVKRFQGRIDQLREEMDVSHVV
- a CDS encoding Phenylacetic acid catabolic protein, whose translation is MDKTERLKEKIKSGFMLECKDDMSEEYLHLLIQTLTIVADTELMSAPAMLSSYKDAPTLNNKISILAVVQDEIGHAHIALRLLKDLGVDTDHLLYERPHNEFKNPYAMDFALDNYEEIGVFNALFDRAGYTLLGDVYQHTSFGPWKRALVKVDKEELFHLRHGETIMKLSMDKGGEAEEKVKHALEWMFLMALEFFGVGDSLKKRSGQLEYKLKGSSNDELRQKWFSTAVPFFESIGVKVPVVYDENTGKYSLNVSFPCKFDMENKKWLYDQPDTWDGAIARWKTRGPNNKQFVDLLRSGRRELETLREEAV
- a CDS encoding 3-hydroxyacyl-CoA dehydrogenase NAD-binding domain-containing protein, with amino-acid sequence MEFHTVGVLGSGTMGSGIAQIIGQSGYRVLLYDIQESIAQQAVSQIGLRIDRLVEKGKLTHLDGDQVKKRIEPTVELADMKNCELIIEAVPEKLELKKRLFRQLGEYCPNETILATNTSSFSITELASATQNPGRIAGLHFFNPAYVMPLVEVVRGLLTESDIVKALVSFVSSIGKSPVICEDTPGFIVNRIARPFYNEALRILGDRVANVEQIDRIMRKAGKFRMGPFELQDMIGIDINFSTTESVHQAFFGDPRFRPHYYQQRMMQSGQLGRKTGGGYYAYDK
- a CDS encoding ABC transporter ATP-binding protein, producing the protein MLQVENIHTYYGDSHILHGVSMEVKERSLSVILGRNGMGKTTSIRSIIGFTPPRHGKIVFQGNEIQQLPSYKIAKSGIGLSPQGRGIFPNLTVKENLTLAARSCSGSGWTLEKVYELFPRLKERGLSMGGNLSGGEQQMLSICRALMTNPDLLLLDEPSEGLSPIMVQEVANIISRLKKEGLSILMVEQNIAMALKVADRVYILSKGQVVFEGTPDDLRNNTEVKVQYLGTGH
- a CDS encoding Phenylacetic acid catabolic protein, whose amino-acid sequence is MVEQSTGLKAFIELVEAIADNKFILGDRLVEIGIGGPDIEAATSAIAMAQGELGHSRILYNWIQDLKGRQGTKPEIKNQTGKAFNGVVQINGWLTLIAALYTVDVAQDLVLNSILQARREDVISRIHKLMKEQREHILYSRGWANSLLNDRMSVPRKFNEALDRIIPEVEKWLADLNASHVLKDEGYLSRELDLLKSFREQIGLMREKGGTVHAC